A genome region from Paenibacillus pabuli includes the following:
- a CDS encoding helicase DnaB yields the protein MRMKNLLHYTEHHRYCVYREFGLSALDDRMLTGAYQPMVGAFAIGLYRLLFQHLPGEQVGYSPLEQQRKLFMTLGLEPSEKGRKYLVEQASKLEAVGLLQTSRLYIPENDDYIYEYELQPPLSPAEFFRTQHLTLLLRDKIGKFAVLSLRSGFSAVENGDAPYPAASKENISVPFYDIFELNTHVIDYELEQALSEVSTSAQRNGTSVAAEELTLNYADIILRFPRESVNRRHVEKLRFDHEQLGIVNYVVNKFNLSVQDVCRLLDEDDIFSPQGQLMLDDLQHKASLQFRQTKKRLEQQTVQAAKVVALRQHLEEPEQQNDSGEPPVEHVVQMEYYVEVPPQFATKCDIHQYNMMLRNEPYTRLLQTFFPGAVPDNLVDIFEKIDLSYKLPGEVINVLIHYLMQLLVSGGEQRINRNFVEAIASNMLLKQVNSYEKAVQYIRDQAKVKGKQAAGAAGTRTRTYGKGAKAKPEIPIVQDVAAESDGVSEEEFEEMMRFAQQMQASKQKGTS from the coding sequence ATGCGCATGAAGAATTTGCTGCATTATACTGAACATCATCGCTACTGCGTATACAGGGAGTTTGGACTTAGTGCTCTGGACGACCGTATGCTTACCGGAGCATATCAGCCCATGGTAGGTGCTTTCGCGATTGGCTTGTATCGGCTGTTGTTTCAGCATCTTCCCGGTGAACAGGTCGGTTACTCGCCCCTTGAACAGCAACGTAAACTGTTCATGACACTTGGACTCGAGCCAAGTGAGAAGGGCCGCAAGTATTTGGTGGAGCAGGCTTCCAAGCTGGAAGCGGTCGGATTGCTTCAGACGTCACGCCTTTACATTCCGGAAAATGATGATTACATCTACGAATATGAGCTGCAGCCACCGCTGTCTCCGGCTGAATTCTTCCGTACACAGCACTTGACACTGCTGCTTCGTGACAAGATCGGCAAGTTTGCTGTTCTCTCTCTTCGTTCCGGATTTTCGGCAGTGGAGAACGGGGACGCACCTTATCCAGCAGCGAGCAAAGAAAATATCTCGGTTCCTTTTTACGATATATTCGAACTGAATACGCATGTTATAGATTACGAGCTGGAGCAGGCGCTCTCGGAAGTATCCACATCCGCTCAGCGGAATGGGACAAGTGTCGCGGCGGAAGAGCTTACGTTGAATTATGCCGACATTATTTTGCGTTTTCCGCGCGAGTCGGTGAACCGTCGTCATGTGGAAAAGCTCCGGTTTGATCACGAGCAGCTGGGCATTGTGAATTATGTGGTGAACAAGTTCAATCTCAGTGTGCAGGACGTGTGCCGTTTACTGGATGAGGATGATATCTTCAGCCCGCAAGGCCAGCTCATGTTGGACGATCTTCAGCACAAGGCAAGCTTGCAGTTCCGTCAGACGAAGAAGCGTCTGGAGCAGCAGACTGTACAGGCAGCTAAAGTGGTAGCGCTAAGGCAGCATCTGGAGGAGCCTGAGCAGCAGAATGATTCCGGGGAACCGCCAGTGGAACATGTGGTGCAGATGGAATACTATGTAGAGGTTCCGCCGCAGTTTGCAACCAAATGCGATATTCATCAATACAACATGATGCTTCGCAATGAGCCATATACACGACTGTTACAGACCTTTTTCCCAGGTGCCGTGCCGGATAATCTGGTCGATATCTTTGAGAAAATTGATCTGAGCTATAAGCTGCCTGGTGAAGTCATTAATGTTCTTATCCATTACTTGATGCAGCTCCTTGTGTCGGGCGGAGAACAGCGGATTAACCGCAACTTCGTTGAAGCGATTGCTTCCAATATGCTGCTCAAGCAGGTCAATTCATATGAGAAGGCAGTCCAATATATTCGTGACCAGGCCAAGGTAAAAGGCAAGCAGGCTGCTGGTGCAGCCGGAACCCGTACCCGTACATACGGCAAAGGAGCCAAAGCCAAGCCCGAAATCCCGATTGTGCAAGATGTTGCAGCTGAAAGCGATGGCGTATCCGAGGAAGAGTTCGAAGAGATGATGAGATTCGCCCAGCAGATGCAGGCGAGCAAGCAAAAAGGAACTTCCTAA
- a CDS encoding sporulation histidine kinase inhibitor Sda has protein sequence MAMLSDEMLLDSYHKAIELNLERDFIALLLAEIHKRKLGTDVSAILH, from the coding sequence ATGGCTATGTTATCCGATGAGATGTTATTGGATTCCTACCATAAGGCGATTGAGCTAAATCTCGAGAGAGATTTCATCGCGCTGCTATTGGCAGAAATCCATAAGCGCAAACTGGGTACCGACGTATCTGCCATTCTTCACTAG
- a CDS encoding endo-beta-N-acetylglucosaminidase, translated as MTRKLKPKGIIPKVTALAITSALLGQLVASSVYAGDTLPYTGDSAKGVNQPYQHGYTSAQILNWTPESDIYGELLRAHVPLQPRNDAFAATQAYPELSPDTQLFTMSGDYGNAFFDSTPYTNEFSQYLFNYWQYTDYYSYWHGMASAGVPEELYDPNKEWTERYFEFGILNIPNPAYTNAAHKNGVRSIANIFFSDNDRGPQTYKQMLVQDEDGNFPVAVKLAEMAKYYNYDGYFFNQEEVAKGVAPEDIPSYKKFMQYLRDQGLYVQWYDSTINTTGQIQYQNEFNELNSPFVQDTALGRVSDSIFLNYVWNHEMLQDSRDHAVSLGLDPLETVFAGVEGGHDRFGRWKQLYDLRNNLDENGQPMNSIATLGADFTHNALDEEMGDGSTNHRAEDEYQWMTFVRDRAWWSGPNQDPSEARRNASVDLSDVYASGANWDGIAAYLTERSVINGSNFTTNFNTGHGLQYYENGKVSNDTEWSNINIQDIPVTWQWWMDSEGDKLSVDFDYGPTYEKGARYEYDSIGAFNGGSSLVVNGDLNAENFLRLYKTDLSVNAKSTLELTYNKPSKSDTSTLQVGLILEDDPSHVVKVNIPNSGKQTKGWTTASLDLSAFAGQKIAAFGLVFDPNGITVENYQMNIGEIRIFDGSAAKPDAPTGFHIAKSLTNTDELVVEWDIEDYSKVKQYNLYENGSYVGGIYDSTYYIKSLKNRSGELSIRAVGADGRESEPATLSYNLDAAVQDIQVKFNKQGDATVSWKYPKKTKGKEAIELTLQTEYTTEPFTKTIQVKKGKSSAVLTGLPTNGEHYELNIAIGNQKPVTYTGQLADHQITPYAKEKVTVNDGKYTLALPDLEDWYKIYVYENEVPREFGVTYVTQKFPYIIRGRTKLSEMTFTPASSSSSLKLVIEDYAGNKATTILR; from the coding sequence ATGACACGCAAACTCAAACCGAAAGGCATCATTCCCAAGGTAACTGCACTGGCCATTACGTCAGCCCTGCTCGGACAATTGGTCGCCTCATCTGTCTATGCGGGAGATACACTCCCCTACACAGGTGACAGTGCCAAAGGCGTTAATCAGCCCTATCAGCATGGCTACACCTCTGCCCAGATTCTGAACTGGACACCCGAGAGTGATATCTATGGAGAACTGCTTCGTGCACATGTCCCATTGCAGCCGCGTAATGACGCCTTTGCCGCCACACAGGCCTACCCCGAACTTAGTCCGGACACCCAGCTGTTTACGATGAGTGGTGATTACGGCAATGCGTTCTTCGACAGTACCCCTTATACCAACGAGTTTAGCCAGTATCTGTTCAATTATTGGCAATATACAGACTATTACAGCTATTGGCATGGTATGGCTTCTGCCGGAGTGCCGGAAGAGCTGTACGACCCGAACAAGGAGTGGACAGAGCGATATTTCGAGTTTGGCATTCTGAACATTCCAAACCCGGCTTACACCAATGCCGCGCACAAAAACGGCGTTCGTTCCATCGCTAACATTTTCTTCTCCGACAATGACCGTGGTCCTCAAACGTACAAGCAGATGCTCGTACAGGATGAAGACGGCAATTTCCCGGTCGCTGTCAAATTGGCGGAGATGGCCAAGTATTATAATTATGATGGATACTTCTTCAATCAGGAAGAGGTAGCGAAGGGCGTTGCTCCTGAAGACATTCCATCCTACAAAAAATTCATGCAATATTTAAGAGATCAGGGCCTCTATGTCCAGTGGTATGATTCTACCATTAATACGACAGGACAGATTCAATACCAGAATGAGTTCAACGAACTCAATAGCCCCTTCGTACAGGACACGGCCTTGGGCAGAGTTTCGGATTCCATTTTCCTGAACTATGTCTGGAACCATGAGATGCTGCAGGATTCACGTGATCATGCCGTTAGCCTTGGACTTGATCCGCTGGAAACAGTCTTCGCCGGAGTTGAAGGCGGCCATGACCGGTTTGGACGCTGGAAACAGCTCTATGACCTGCGCAACAATCTGGATGAGAACGGCCAGCCGATGAACAGCATAGCAACGCTGGGTGCAGACTTTACCCATAATGCCCTTGATGAAGAGATGGGCGATGGCAGCACTAATCACAGGGCTGAAGACGAATATCAGTGGATGACCTTTGTACGCGATCGTGCCTGGTGGTCAGGACCGAATCAGGACCCTAGCGAAGCCCGCCGCAATGCATCGGTTGATCTGTCGGATGTCTATGCTTCCGGCGCCAATTGGGACGGCATAGCTGCCTACCTTACGGAACGTTCGGTCATTAATGGTTCAAACTTTACTACGAATTTCAATACAGGACATGGTCTGCAATATTATGAAAACGGGAAGGTATCCAATGATACCGAATGGTCCAACATCAACATCCAGGATATCCCTGTCACCTGGCAGTGGTGGATGGATAGCGAAGGTGATAAGCTGAGTGTTGATTTTGACTATGGTCCAACTTATGAAAAAGGTGCCCGTTACGAATACGATTCCATTGGTGCCTTCAACGGTGGCAGTTCTCTCGTCGTTAACGGTGATCTGAACGCGGAGAACTTCCTGCGTCTGTACAAAACTGATCTATCGGTTAATGCGAAGTCTACATTGGAACTCACTTATAACAAACCATCGAAGAGCGATACGTCCACCCTGCAAGTCGGTTTAATTCTGGAAGATGATCCATCCCATGTGGTCAAAGTCAATATTCCGAATTCAGGCAAACAAACGAAAGGCTGGACAACAGCTTCCCTGGATTTGAGTGCCTTTGCGGGCCAAAAAATTGCGGCTTTCGGACTGGTATTTGACCCAAATGGGATAACGGTTGAAAATTATCAGATGAACATCGGTGAAATCCGTATCTTCGATGGATCTGCGGCCAAACCAGATGCCCCTACAGGTTTCCACATCGCCAAGTCTTTGACCAATACAGATGAACTCGTTGTGGAATGGGATATCGAAGATTATTCGAAGGTTAAACAATACAATTTATATGAAAATGGGTCCTATGTTGGCGGAATTTATGATTCCACCTATTACATTAAATCTTTGAAAAATCGCTCTGGTGAGCTATCTATTCGTGCCGTAGGCGCAGATGGCCGTGAGAGCGAGCCTGCCACCCTGTCCTATAATTTGGATGCAGCCGTTCAGGACATTCAAGTGAAATTCAACAAACAGGGCGACGCTACCGTCAGCTGGAAATATCCTAAGAAAACCAAAGGCAAAGAAGCGATCGAGCTCACGCTGCAAACCGAATATACGACTGAACCCTTCACGAAGACCATTCAGGTCAAAAAAGGGAAATCTTCTGCTGTCCTGACGGGATTGCCAACGAATGGTGAACATTACGAGCTCAACATTGCCATTGGTAACCAAAAACCGGTCACGTATACTGGACAACTGGCTGATCATCAGATTACACCATACGCTAAGGAAAAGGTGACGGTAAATGATGGAAAATACACACTTGCCCTGCCTGATCTGGAGGACTGGTACAAGATCTATGTTTATGAAAATGAAGTGCCTCGCGAATTCGGGGTGACTTACGTTACTCAAAAATTCCCGTATATCATTCGGGGAAGAACAAAGTTGAGCGAGATGACCTTCACACCTGCATCCAGCAGCAGCTCGCTGAAGCTCGTTATTGAAGATTATGCAGGCAATAAGGCAACCACCATTTTGAGATAG
- a CDS encoding YheC/YheD family protein, whose protein sequence is MSRQLASKWLKTAALMKYPVAAVHIPQTMAFNSRNLLLMLSRYGMVYIKPVVGGGGYGVIRVSASGGSYRYTHMKVTRTFTNYGQMYRSLVRVKVKRRYLIQQGIHLATIQGRPVDYRVKVVKTERGWVFRSMVGRWARPGLCVTNLSKGGTMLQGRRALGLSLPHISSRHKRREMRSLTLTCTQIMERQFPGVGQLGFDYGLDHSGKIWILEVNTRPQ, encoded by the coding sequence ATGTCAAGACAGCTTGCAAGCAAATGGCTGAAGACGGCGGCACTGATGAAATATCCGGTAGCAGCCGTCCATATCCCGCAGACGATGGCATTTAATTCGAGAAATCTGCTGCTCATGCTCAGCCGATATGGAATGGTGTATATCAAACCTGTAGTCGGTGGCGGAGGTTATGGTGTTATCAGGGTATCGGCAAGCGGGGGAAGCTACCGCTATACGCATATGAAAGTTACACGTACATTTACCAACTACGGTCAGATGTATCGCTCTCTGGTACGGGTTAAAGTCAAACGAAGATACCTGATCCAACAGGGAATCCATTTGGCGACCATACAGGGCAGGCCTGTGGATTACAGAGTAAAAGTCGTCAAAACCGAGCGAGGCTGGGTTTTCCGGTCCATGGTAGGGCGGTGGGCTCGTCCCGGATTATGCGTAACCAATCTGAGCAAAGGGGGAACGATGCTGCAAGGCAGAAGGGCCCTTGGTCTATCTCTTCCTCATATATCCAGCAGACACAAACGCCGGGAGATGCGTTCTTTGACGTTGACGTGCACGCAGATTATGGAAAGGCAGTTTCCAGGAGTCGGACAGCTCGGATTCGATTATGGGCTGGATCACTCCGGGAAGATATGGATTCTGGAAGTGAACACCAGACCCCAATAA
- the hemQ gene encoding hydrogen peroxide-dependent heme synthase, protein MNEAASTLEGWYALHDFRSINWAAWKAADDEERAVALDELQEFWKEWKGVEDSSKGSTVVYTVVGQKADLVMMHLRETLEDLKAVENAFNKTMFAQYTTKSYSYVSVVELSNYLGKEGEDPMQNPEIVARLKPILPQRQYICFYPMNKKRELADNWYMLSMDERRSMMRSHGMIGRSYAGKVKQIITGSVGFDDWEWGVTLFADDALQFKKLVYEMRFDEVSARYGEFGSFYVGSLLGEGSLEDMLKL, encoded by the coding sequence ATGAACGAAGCCGCATCAACATTGGAGGGCTGGTATGCCCTGCATGACTTCCGCTCGATTAACTGGGCCGCTTGGAAAGCAGCCGATGACGAGGAACGTGCCGTAGCACTGGACGAGCTTCAGGAGTTTTGGAAAGAATGGAAGGGTGTCGAGGATTCCTCAAAAGGAAGCACTGTGGTCTACACCGTAGTCGGCCAAAAAGCTGACCTTGTCATGATGCACCTGCGTGAAACACTAGAGGATCTCAAGGCAGTCGAGAACGCGTTCAACAAAACGATGTTTGCACAATACACCACCAAATCGTATTCCTACGTCAGCGTTGTGGAACTGAGCAACTATCTTGGCAAAGAAGGCGAAGATCCGATGCAAAACCCGGAAATCGTTGCACGTCTCAAGCCGATTTTGCCACAGCGCCAGTATATCTGCTTCTACCCAATGAACAAAAAACGCGAATTGGCCGACAACTGGTACATGCTGTCCATGGACGAACGCCGCAGCATGATGCGCAGCCACGGCATGATTGGTCGCAGCTATGCGGGTAAAGTTAAACAGATCATTACCGGATCCGTTGGTTTCGACGATTGGGAATGGGGCGTTACCCTGTTTGCAGACGATGCACTCCAGTTCAAAAAACTGGTTTACGAAATGCGGTTTGATGAAGTTAGCGCACGTTATGGCGAATTCGGTTCGTTCTATGTGGGAAGCCTGCTGGGCGAAGGTTCGCTGGAAGACATGCTGAAACTGTAA
- a CDS encoding Ppx/GppA phosphatase family protein, with product MNSKGTLGIIDIGSNSIRLVIYELDQEGAYRIIHEDKYAARLSNVVEEDGQILRHSLEQAITVLQQFKATCDAFQTKVIRAAATAAIRNARNAAQIIGWLEEETGLEIECASGDQEAYYGFLGVIQSIDLQDGYVVDIGGGSTEVTIFRDRKRLHSISLPIGAVNSHARYGREDSWSEANVAALCNNVIQALKDQDWVRQYPGLPLIGLGGTMRTLAKIEQKRTQYSLPVTHHYEISASAMENLSKSLPYLTSGQRKKVPGLAKDRADIIVPGVLILKTVFEIIQGDRYVVSGAGLRDGILRDLMIPYRPAAPSALEDSIRNFIHFGPPVPEKKLKQIHQDAAVLYEILDGDTPKPADARILYTACMLHGAGKQINYFRYPQHSAYWIMNAGIYGLSHRETVLTAIAADYHPKKRTPQLLNKHRDILKDSDERHAHRLGSILRIAEAIHRSERIAAIRVTKENGSLQIKLICSAEPLLEMHGLEEATKDLEEAWDVKLIYSTLPASKE from the coding sequence ATGAACTCAAAAGGAACTCTCGGCATTATCGATATTGGCTCCAACTCCATTCGTCTCGTCATTTACGAACTGGATCAGGAAGGAGCTTACCGGATCATTCATGAAGATAAATATGCTGCCCGCCTCAGCAACGTTGTTGAAGAGGATGGACAGATTCTGCGTCATTCGCTGGAACAAGCCATCACGGTCTTGCAGCAGTTCAAGGCTACTTGCGACGCATTCCAAACGAAAGTGATCCGTGCAGCGGCAACAGCTGCCATTCGCAATGCACGCAACGCTGCACAGATCATTGGCTGGCTTGAAGAGGAAACTGGACTTGAGATTGAATGTGCGTCCGGAGATCAGGAAGCGTATTACGGCTTTCTTGGGGTTATTCAATCCATTGATCTGCAGGATGGATATGTCGTGGATATCGGTGGCGGCAGTACCGAAGTCACCATATTTCGGGATCGCAAAAGACTTCACAGCATCTCTCTGCCTATCGGTGCCGTGAACTCGCATGCAAGGTATGGCAGGGAGGATTCCTGGTCTGAAGCCAATGTTGCTGCGCTGTGCAATAATGTCATTCAGGCACTAAAAGATCAGGATTGGGTCCGTCAGTATCCGGGTCTTCCGCTCATCGGTCTTGGTGGTACCATGCGTACTCTGGCCAAAATTGAGCAAAAAAGAACACAATACTCGTTACCGGTGACCCACCACTACGAGATCAGTGCTTCAGCCATGGAGAACCTGTCCAAATCACTGCCTTATCTGACATCGGGTCAGCGCAAAAAAGTGCCTGGTCTGGCGAAGGACCGTGCTGACATCATTGTGCCCGGTGTTCTGATTCTCAAAACGGTCTTCGAGATCATTCAAGGAGATCGTTATGTCGTAAGCGGAGCGGGACTACGAGACGGAATTCTGCGTGATCTGATGATTCCCTATCGCCCAGCCGCGCCTAGCGCACTGGAGGACAGCATCCGTAACTTCATTCATTTTGGCCCACCAGTCCCGGAGAAGAAGCTGAAACAAATACACCAGGATGCAGCTGTGCTCTATGAGATATTGGATGGGGACACACCCAAACCAGCAGATGCACGAATCCTGTATACCGCCTGCATGCTTCATGGAGCAGGAAAACAGATCAATTACTTCCGTTATCCCCAGCACTCGGCTTATTGGATCATGAATGCGGGCATATACGGACTTTCACACCGGGAGACCGTGCTGACAGCTATCGCAGCCGATTATCATCCCAAAAAAAGAACGCCCCAGCTGCTGAATAAGCACCGGGACATTCTGAAGGATTCGGATGAACGACACGCCCACCGATTGGGCTCCATTTTGCGCATAGCCGAAGCCATTCATCGTTCAGAGCGAATCGCTGCGATACGTGTAACCAAAGAAAACGGCTCGCTGCAGATCAAACTCATCTGTTCAGCCGAGCCGTTACTGGAAATGCATGGCCTCGAAGAGGCCACCAAGGATCTGGAAGAAGCCTGGGACGTTAAGTTAATATACTCCACTCTGCCGGCTTCCAAGGAATAA
- a CDS encoding YuiB family protein: MQFIPVLVLMVLFFVMMFGIGFILNMLMKTTWFPSYLFIIVILPVVVYSLWDHTASLMSHLGSFQIVDYLTGVAGLAGAIISGWTIRKLRLGGYKMF, translated from the coding sequence ATGCAGTTTATACCGGTGCTGGTATTGATGGTGTTATTTTTCGTAATGATGTTTGGGATCGGTTTCATTCTGAACATGTTGATGAAGACCACCTGGTTTCCGTCTTACCTGTTCATCATTGTGATCCTGCCTGTCGTGGTGTATTCCTTGTGGGATCACACGGCTTCACTGATGTCCCATCTGGGCTCGTTCCAGATCGTGGATTATCTGACCGGCGTGGCCGGGCTCGCAGGAGCCATCATCAGTGGTTGGACCATCCGCAAACTTCGACTGGGCGGGTATAAAATGTTTTAA
- a CDS encoding NAD(P)/FAD-dependent oxidoreductase yields MSSIPKIVILGAGYGGILTAQRLQKELNYNEADVTLVNRHDYHYITTHLHMPAAGTDSIEHARVPISKLIDEFKIDLVKSSVKEIRLQDRKVILEDGTLSYDYLIIGLGGEPETFGIPGMLDHAMTIRSINSVRLIREHIEYQFAMYKNDNKRNRIRFVVGGAGFSGVEFVAELADRIPQLCKEFDVNPKNVHIYNVEAAPSALPGFDPELVEHAMNVLKKKGVTFKIGVPIKQCLPDGVIVGEGEKIDAATVVWTGGIRGNALLEQAGLEVMRGRVKVDEYLRAPGHEHVYVIGDNSLVFNGEGRPYPPTAQIAMQQGVNCAKNVVAAIRKKQPQPFVFTSKGTVASLGKGEAIAVVGGKKYKGWKAAQLKKLVDLRYLFIIGGIPLVLKKGRFFG; encoded by the coding sequence ATGAGCAGCATTCCCAAAATCGTCATTCTCGGCGCGGGCTATGGCGGGATTTTAACAGCCCAGCGGCTGCAGAAGGAATTAAACTATAATGAAGCCGACGTCACATTGGTGAATCGGCATGATTATCACTATATTACAACACACCTACATATGCCAGCAGCCGGCACGGATTCGATTGAGCATGCGAGGGTGCCGATTTCCAAGCTGATTGATGAATTTAAGATTGATTTGGTCAAGTCGTCGGTGAAGGAGATTCGTCTGCAGGATCGCAAGGTCATTCTGGAAGATGGAACATTATCCTATGATTACCTGATCATTGGACTTGGCGGTGAACCGGAGACCTTTGGTATTCCGGGCATGCTGGATCATGCCATGACGATTCGCAGCATCAACTCGGTACGACTCATTCGTGAGCATATTGAGTATCAGTTTGCCATGTACAAAAACGATAATAAACGTAACCGCATTCGGTTTGTCGTGGGTGGGGCAGGTTTTAGTGGAGTCGAGTTTGTGGCGGAGCTTGCTGACCGCATTCCGCAGCTGTGCAAGGAATTCGACGTAAACCCGAAAAATGTGCATATCTACAACGTAGAGGCAGCACCTTCAGCCCTGCCTGGCTTCGATCCGGAGCTGGTAGAGCATGCAATGAATGTGCTCAAGAAAAAAGGCGTGACCTTCAAAATCGGCGTTCCGATCAAGCAATGCTTGCCGGATGGCGTCATCGTTGGTGAAGGGGAAAAAATTGATGCAGCTACGGTCGTATGGACCGGTGGAATTCGCGGTAACGCGCTGCTTGAACAGGCTGGCCTTGAAGTGATGCGCGGCCGGGTAAAAGTGGATGAATATCTACGAGCTCCGGGACATGAGCATGTCTATGTTATTGGCGACAATTCACTCGTATTTAATGGGGAAGGGCGTCCATATCCACCAACAGCCCAGATTGCCATGCAGCAAGGTGTGAACTGTGCCAAAAACGTTGTCGCTGCCATTCGCAAAAAACAGCCACAGCCTTTTGTGTTTACCAGCAAGGGAACGGTTGCTTCGCTTGGTAAAGGGGAAGCCATTGCCGTGGTTGGCGGCAAAAAATACAAGGGCTGGAAAGCAGCCCAGCTGAAGAAACTGGTGGATCTCCGGTATTTGTTCATTATCGGTGGAATTCCGCTCGTGCTGAAGAAGGGGCGGTTCTTTGGATGA
- a CDS encoding NAD(P)/FAD-dependent oxidoreductase yields the protein MTDLLIIGGGPAGLFAAFYGGMRQASVTLVESMPQLGGQLAALYPEKYIYDVAGFPKVTAQELVNNLIEQMSHFNPNIRLEEKVVSVEKLDERHFIVKTDVNEYHAKAVIITAGVGAFEPRRLELEGAAKFEKSNLHYFISDLNAFAGKKVLISGGGDSAVDWALMLEPIAEQVTLIHRRDKFRAHEHSVENLMNSKVNVVTPTEITELHGEETITKVTLSHVKTKETQEIDVDAVIVNFGFVSSLGPIAEWGIEIDSNSIVVDSRMETSIPGIFAAGDITTYPGKLKLIAVGFGEAPTAVNNAKVYFDPDAKLSPGHSSNMKR from the coding sequence ATGACCGATTTGCTTATTATTGGTGGAGGCCCTGCGGGTCTGTTCGCCGCATTTTACGGAGGGATGCGTCAGGCATCCGTTACTCTGGTTGAAAGCATGCCACAACTTGGCGGACAATTGGCTGCCCTTTATCCTGAAAAATACATTTATGACGTTGCAGGGTTTCCCAAAGTAACGGCTCAGGAACTGGTAAACAACCTGATTGAGCAAATGAGCCACTTTAACCCGAATATCCGTCTTGAAGAAAAAGTAGTATCCGTTGAAAAACTGGACGAGCGTCATTTCATCGTCAAAACCGATGTGAACGAATATCATGCCAAAGCTGTAATTATCACTGCAGGTGTTGGCGCATTTGAACCGCGTCGTCTGGAGCTTGAAGGTGCAGCCAAGTTCGAGAAATCGAACCTGCATTACTTCATCAGTGATCTGAACGCCTTTGCGGGCAAAAAGGTGCTGATCAGTGGTGGCGGTGACTCTGCTGTAGACTGGGCACTTATGCTGGAACCGATCGCAGAACAGGTAACGCTGATTCATCGCCGTGACAAATTCCGTGCTCATGAGCACAGTGTGGAAAACCTGATGAATTCCAAGGTTAACGTGGTTACACCTACCGAAATCACGGAGCTCCATGGGGAAGAGACCATAACCAAAGTCACGCTGTCACACGTCAAAACCAAAGAAACACAAGAAATTGACGTGGATGCCGTTATCGTCAACTTTGGATTCGTATCATCGCTTGGACCGATTGCGGAGTGGGGCATCGAAATTGACAGCAACTCCATCGTCGTTGACTCACGTATGGAAACGTCCATTCCAGGCATCTTCGCTGCCGGGGATATCACCACTTACCCAGGCAAACTGAAGCTGATCGCTGTTGGATTCGGCGAAGCACCAACCGCAGTTAACAATGCGAAGGTTTACTTCGATCCGGATGCGAAGTTGTCCCCAGGACACAGCAGTAATATGAAACGATAG